TAGCCGCTTCAATCCGCCACCCACTCTGCCTGCTCGATCTACTCATGCATGCATCAATGTATCCCGCCCATGGtgataaggccaactccaacacacgaCTCAAATGGTCCGTCCGTGTCTGTTTGAGAGTAAACGGACAAAGCAGGCCCTCCAACACGTGACCGCAAACAGACCGTCATCCGTTTTTTAtccgctttcgacccattcccGACACTAGTTTAGACTGAGTTTGCGGCCAAACGCACACGCACAACGCCGCCTGGCTCCTGCCCATGTCCTCCCATGGCCCGCCCTTCGGGGACGCAACCCCCCTTTTTCTATCTCCCTCACCCCCCGCTCCAGTTGCAACCCCGCCCCTCTCGTCCCCCATTGTCGCCATTGTCGTTGTGCAGCTCGGCCGCGCGCTCGCCCCAACCCTTGTCGCAACCCCGTTCTCTCGACGCCCCAACTGCCCAACCAAGGACACCTGATATGCGCGCTCGGCGGTCCGATTTGAAGCGGATTCGGCCGGACTTGAGCACATGACTGCAAGAGGTCTCGTCGTGCCATGAACTGGCCGGGCACCAGGCTgaaaggccccggcaaggccgcatGCAAGTACTGACTCCGCCTGTAGCCGCTCGGATCTACCCCGGCGGCGGTTCGCCTGCAAATACACGAACGGCCGTCGtccgggctcggtgctggcccaaaagctcgtcggcgcatcGGTGCCACTCATAAAGTGCGATGATTGCCCAAGCAAGGTCTTGCACCGCGTGtgtacaacgccggaacatcccagATGGGTGTTCGTCAAGAGCTCAAACAATGGAGTATGTGGTACTTTAGCTTCAGTTGTGCTCTCAGATTCGACTAGATGTACTCACtcaaaattttattgtgtagaatggatgcaatttTGGTATTGGGAAAAAGAATACATCGAtttattgatagagcgcaatttaatAGATGTTCAtgcacttgttgctagaatagAGGCTTGAGATGAGACTTGATTCGAGGAAGCTACTTCTttagactcgaagaagaaagaaacccgcaagatcgagcctccgtagatcaacaatgaatgcatcgagaatgCATCAATCCAACTTAAGGAGCAGTTATGAAAGTCGGATATCTCCTAAAATGTCTTATTGTGATTCTTGTTTCCTTTGATCTTGCTATTCTAATCAAGATTTGGTGATGTATGCGGACGAGATACAGCCGAAATACGTCCGTGCGTTGGGCGCACGACAGGCGCATCCACAAATCTGGACAGACACGACCCCATTGTCACCCCCAAACGAACGAAAAACGGATGAAACGGATGTCCGTTTGAGGTCATGCGTTAGAGTTGGCCTAAGGTGGTCAGGGGCGGCGCTAGGAGTATTATTGCGTCTTCATGTGAATACCCGTAATTTTTACAAAACAGTGTTGATTTTGATAAAAGAATGGCAATTTTCGAAAAACTGAAATGGTTTTTGTAAAATGAATACATATCAATACCCGGTTGCAAATTTCTGAAACCTCCACTGAAGGTGGTTTGCGTACGTGCTGGGAGCCAACGGCACCAGACCGAGCTCGCTGGATGATTGCGCCGCCAGTGCAAGTGAGGCACTGCTCGATCTTCAAGTGCAACGGGAAGGCACAGGAGGGTTGTGGCCGAAATCACTGTTCTGACCTTGTCAGAGATTTAAGTCGCAAACTGAACCCGACGTGAAAGTGTTTCACGATTTGACCCTTTTAGAAACGCCAAGGCCCGCGGCGTTTCTGATGAACGTTGAAACGCCGACCAAGCTAGCGTTCCTGGCCAACACGGAAACGCCGAGGTAGCTCGCGTTTCTGCCCTGGCCCACAGTCAGTCCGAACCCGCTGTTTTCGCTGATGTGGCACGTCAGAAACGCCAATGTCCCTGGCGTTTATGCCCTGTATGAAGTATTGGACGCGGGGCCGCGGGGGCCTGACCCAGCCCATCTTCTCCGCTTGGGCAGTTCGTCCCGTGAGGAACTGGcggtcgccccctccctcttcttcACCAAATCTCCCCCAGATTTGCTATTTTGATCATCAAAACGAGTAGATCGAAGCACCCCCGAGTTGCTTGAGGTATTCTCTTCCCAATCCTCCATTTATTTTTAGTCAAGATTGGCTATTGTAGATGCATTTTTTTAAACATGGTGGAACCCTAAGATTGGCTATTGTAGATGCTTGAGGTATTTTCTTCCCAATCCTTGTGTTGAAGTATTGTTAGTTAACTTGTATAGTATTGGATTTAGAGAGAGACCATTTTTTAGGATTAGGTTGAACCCATTATTTGTTAATAAttagttgtgatagattctttaggATTAAATAGGTTGAAAAGAATTGATGTTGGTAATGTGGTTCGTGATTTATATCTTTGGGATAATTTGTAGTAGTTCTCACACAATTTTAAGCATATATCATAACAAATCCATGTACCTTATTTTGTAGGATGTTTGAGCCGGATAAATATCCCGACCTTGATGATTATTACGAGGAGAAGCATCATGCTGTGCTTGTGGAAAGAGGGGAGGTAATTATGTATCTACATTGTCGATTCTCATATTGTGAGTATATTGTGAGTAATTTAGAGAAGTATATAAATTATGCGTGTGATTTTTGTAGGTTCCTTCAGTACTTCGGTTGAGAGGCCACAACCCACGTGAGTCATTGAGGTATGACCATCGCTATGAGCCTTATTTTAGAAGAATGGATCTTCTCCAGTTTGTGCTCAACTTTAAAGGCACACCACCATGGCTGAACTCGACGGCCATTACCGCCCTTACGGAccgttggaggccggagacacactcTTTTCACCTTGCTCTTGGTGAGATGACCGTCACTTTGGAGGATATTGTGATGATCTCCGGTCTTCCGATCGAGGGCAGGGCTCTTACCGGGAAGGTGAAGTCCGAGGGGTGGCGACAAAGGGTTGCNNNNNNNNNNNNNNNNNNNNNNNNNNNNNNNNNNNNNNNNNNNNNNNNNNNNNNNNNNNNNNNNNNNNNNNNNNNNNNNNNNNNNNNNNNNNNNNNNNNNNNNNNNNNNNNNNNNNNNNNNNNNNNNNNNNNNNNNNNNNNNNNNNNNNNNNNNNNNNNNNNNNNNNNNNNNNNNNNNNNNNNNNNNNNNNNNNNNNNNNNNNNNNNNNNNNNNNNNNNNNNNNNNNNNNNNNNNNNNNNNNNNNNNNNNNNNNNNNNNNNNNNNNNNNNNNNNNNNNNNNNNNNNNNNNNNNNNNNNNNNNNNNNNNNNNNNNNNNNNNNNNNNNNNNNNNNNNNNNNNTTCTCATACTCTTCGTCGGAGTCATCACCATCATCTTTCATTGGTGCACTACCTCCGAACTCATATTGGGGATGCTCATTGGCTTCAGCTTCAACTTTATGCTCAACAATAAGCGGCACACTACTAACCGGGCTCACATCATCTACTAAGGTTTGGTTCAAGTCAACATGAAAGAGAGGAGACTTCACCACCTTACTTGCAAATACTTCGAGTGACTTGACTGCCGAGGATGCAACAACCTCCTTATATGCAACCCAATGCAAATTGGACTTGATAGGCATTGTCTTCATTCGACACTTGTGTGCCGACCCAACATCATATCTTCCTACTAATTCAACTTGGTCACTTGCATCCACCCACTTTAATCTTATCCGTGTTTCTTCCACAACCTCTTCATAACTAGGAGTCTCAAGAAATATCAATACTTTCTCATACTTGTCAACAATATCCACATTCATGAATGCCTCTTTGTCAACATAATGAATATTCACAATCTTGTCCATCTAAAAAAGGGAAACATAAGTATAAGAAATGTACAATGCTAAATATACCACATTGCTAACAAAaccactaaccctaaccctaaatctTAACATTAGGCATAACCATAACCCTAAATCTTAACATTATTCATAAACCAAACAATAAGGTATGCTCAACAACATCACAATGCAACAACACTGGAACAACAATACTAAAAACATCACATTATAGATCCATGTTCAAAACTAGGGTTaggaacaacaagaacaaatcaatCCAAATGGGCAAATCCAACCAATAAAAATTTGTGAGATGAAGGAGGTTACCTCAGCGAACGAAAATGACACCGAATCCACGGACCAACCCAATCGATTTGCAAGGATTTGAGAGGGGCTTAGTGAGGGAcacaaagggggaaaaggggaagagcTCGGGATAGGCCAATGGGGGGAGAAGAGATTGAGTGGTGAGTGGTGGGTGAAAGCCCCACGGGCACCTAAAATATCTGCAACAGAAACGCCATTGGTGATGGCGTTTCTAGAAACGCTAGCCGGCTCGGCGTTTCAAACCAGCCACGTCAGCTAGCAACGCCAACTCGGCCTGGCAGTGGGCCAGGAAAGAAACGCTAGCTTGATCGGCGTTTCAACGTTTATCAGAAACGCCGCGGGCCTTGGCGTTTCTAAAAGGGTCAAATCGTGAAATACTTTCACATCGGGTTCAGTTTGCGACTTAAATCTCTGACAAGGTCAGAACAGTGATTTCGGCCGAGGGTTGTGGCCTACCAAACGATCGATCATGACATCATGTACTGCCTGCCTGACAGCCTCGTGCGCATTCATGTGTTGCCCGCTTGCCGCTTGGCCATGGCAACTACGAAATTAAGTCGGGGCAGAGTGATTTTACCTTTTACGTACGTGCGTCCTCGCTCAACTCCATCAGGTTGGGCATGCACGCAAGACTGCAaggtgaggccaactccaccgcgcgatcccaaacggacgtccgttttgtccggattctgtccgtttgggtaagggtttggggtcgtgtccgggcgtgtCTTGGGATGCGGTGGCTGTGCGCCCAGCacgcggccgcatccatttgccccatcctgtccgtgtCTACTTAAAAAACTAAAAGCAACGTTTCAAATGCTTTAGGCCAGCGGCCCCGGTTCATCACGCCGGCAacagagccagcggcctacacgtccatcgccggcatCAGTCAGCGGCCgacaacacagccagcctccaaaatgaatagttctcctcgccggcaacacaaccagcctccaaaatgaatgttttcTCGCCGGCACATTGCCAGCGGCCCGATGGGCAGGCGGCACCCATTGCGAGCCTCAAAAAAGAACGGCCacgccgatcggacgacctagttcaggccttcggcgtcgagcatctccttctgcctggcctcgaaccaggccctcgtcttgtcgctcatcttcgGCGTCGAGCACCCATGCCCGTGAACGGTGCCCGTGCCTGCTTTCTTAGCATCTCGACGGACGGCcgcccgccgctgctggacccgGGCGTgatgttgaggtcgatgacggccgcgggGCGCGGTGTGGACGGCGCGAACAAGCCCACCTCCGGCGACCCCAagaaacgggtctggccgtcgtgccttggcggagggAAGCCGGGCGACATGGACGTGGTgcgcgacgtcggcgactggcagtgcgtaggccgggcgaccgacgagccggtgctcgccgggccgacggccgcTGCAGGGAACTCGGCAggacggcccatgccaagcatgaggatggcgtgcgctttgttgacgaggtcctccttctcgtcggcagcggccttgcgccgcgcggcctccagctCTTCGCCCtgggcggctctcttggccgcggcggcattgaccttgacggccgctctccgttccctcctcttcgccgattccgcgtccaacttggtgatgtcctccggcgtgcactccgactgcggcttccttggcgccttcttcTTCATCTTTGCGGGCGGGTAGATGGCCAGGCCGCCGGAACTCGGCGGGGCGTCGGTCATGgacggggaagagaggggggcggcgggagggacgtgggagggtttggggcaAATGGCGCCAAATGAGCGTGGTGGGTGGGGGGTTGTTTtctcccaccgacaggcgggccaggggcgGACAAGCGCGAGCGTCCCGtccgtccgcgcgctgtccgttttACCCAACACCGGCacaagtttgggccggggatgagtcaaaagcggacacaaagcggacaaaagtccgtttgcgcccaCGCGCTGGACCGTCTCGTTTGTCCCTTTTACCTCAAACAGACGGGAGCGGACATGatagggtcgtgcggtggagttggcctgagcTGCGCGTATGATTGAACTCGACTGATCGACCAGTGACTGAAGTTGTTCGTGCTCATTACAAAAACCATCAGTAAATGAAAAAAATTAACCACGTCGCCCCATTGCGAATCCATCGCTGCCAGGTCTGCTCTGCAGCAGGTAAACGCGCTCCAAATTACAAGTCCCACGTGTACGTGTGACGCCACAAGATTGTTGCTGCTGACAGCATGAGACGGCACTTTCTCAAAAAAGCCAAGGAGAGCGGGGGCAGAGGAAGCGAACATAGAGCCGTTGAGATGAGCAATTAATCCGCACTAACCACACGCCATCAACGCCCATCCATAAAACCCACTAACCACACGGCGGGCCCAGCGCTCAGGCACCAACGGTCGCCGAGGGCGGGACCCACGCACCCGGTCCTTTTCCACCATCGACCCCCCGCCCGCGCCAGCATACCAGCCACTCCCGGCCTCAGCCAATCGCGGCAGCCCACGTAACCCCACGAACCAATTTCACCGCGTCGTGCTTCACCGCCGTCCTCGCATACCCGCCACTTCCCACACCGCCCGCGGGCCCCGCTTCCCCCGCGATAAATCCACTCCCCGCCCTTTCCCTCGCTCCCCACACTCTCCACCACTTCGCCACCCGCCGTGACAAGCTCTGCTTTCTCGCCGCAGCAGAGCATGGCTCTCCCccgcggcctcctcctcgccgcggcATTGTGCCTGCTCCTCCTTGCTGCCGCAGGTAACCACCGCGCCGACGACGGCGAGGCCGGCTGGTGCTTTCGTCGACAATGCCGGCGTGGTTTCCTTTACTTACTGACGGTGAATGTGTTTGGTTGCAGACGCGGGCACCGTGGGCGTGAACTGGGGGCGGGTGGCGAACGACCTGCCCAGCCCGGCGGCGGTGGTGCAGCTGCTCAAGCAGCACGGCATCGCGCAGGTCAAGCTCTACGACACCGAGCCCGCCGTGCTGCGCGCGCTCGCCAACAGCGGCATCAAGGTGGTCGTCGCGCTGCCCAACGAGCAGCTCGCGGCCGCCGCCAGGCGCCCCTCGTACGCGCTCACGTGGGTGCGCCGCAACGTCGCCGCCTACTACCCGGCCACGCAGATCCAGGGCATCGCCGTCGGCAACGAGGTGTTCGCCACGGCCGCCAATGTTACGGCGCAGCTCGTCCCGGCCATGATCAACGTGCACGCCGCGCTGGCCAGGCTCAACATGGACAAGGCCGTCAAGGTGTCGTCCCCCGTCGCGCTCTCGGCGCTCGCCAACTCGTACCCGCCCTCCGCCGGCGTGTTCAAGGAGGAGCTCGCGCAGTCGGTGATGAAGCCCATGCTGGACTTCCTGGCGCAGACCGGCTCCGACCTCATGGTCAACTGCTACCCGTTCTTCGCCTACGCGGACAATGCCGGCGTCATCTCGCTCGACTACGCGCTCTTCCGCCCCAACGCCGGCGAGCTCGACTCCGGGAGCGGCCTCAAGTACTACAGCCTCCTGGACGCGCAGCTGGACGCCGTGTTCACGGCCGTGGGCAAGCTGGGCAACTACAACGGCGTGCACGTGGTGGTGTCGGAGACGGGGTGGCCGTCCAAGGGCGACGCCAAGGAGGTTGGCGCTGGCGCGGCCAACGCCGCGGCGTACAACGGCAACCTCGTCCGGCGCGTGCTATCCAAGAACGCCggcaccccgcgccgccccgacgcggACATCGACGTGTACCTCTTCGCGCTCTTCAACGAGAACCAGAAGCCCGGGCCGACCTCGGAGCGCAACTACGGCGTCTTCTACCCGAACCAGCAGAAGGTGTACGACGTGGAGTTCGTCCTCGGCAGCGGCGGCTCCGTGGGAGccggcggcggcctcgggtggcaGGACAACGGCAGCGGTAATGCGGCGCCggcgacaggcggcggggtggtgagggcggcggcgacgccggGGGAGGCGTGGTGCGTGGCGAACGCGATGGTGGGCGAGGCGCGGCTGCACGCGGCGCTGGACTACGCGTGCGGGCCGGGCGGCGCGGACTGCAAAGGTATCCAGCCCGGCGCGGCGTGCTTCGAGCCCAACACCATGGTCGCCCACGCGTCCTACGCCTTCAACGACTACTACCAGCGCAAGGGCCGCTCCATCGGCACCTGCGACTTCGCCGGCGCCGCCTACGTCGTCAACCAGGCGCCAAGTGAGTTCCCGTTCCCGCTCAATCTGCTCGTTTCTTGCCTGCAAAATCACTCGTAGTGCCGCTCGTGCGAATGTACCACGTCCATTACTTGCATTACAAAGCAGAATGTAGGTGCTAGGTACACGAGTACTCCTAACCCGACCAAAATGTAGGCGCTAGGTAGTCTTGAATCTTAATCGGAGCGAAATGTTGGTGCTAGGTACACGATCACTCCTAGGTTCCATTCGTAACAAATTACTGATGGTGATAAGGGTTAGCAGCATTTTCAGAAAAAAAAGAATTCACTCCTGGGTTCCATTCGTAACAAATTACTGATGGTGAAAAGGGTTATCATCATTTTCAGAAAAAAAAGAATTCACTTTCTTTAGGAAGAAAAGTTGCTAGTAGACAATTTACTGGTAACGTACACCAGGGATGGCATCGGTGAAAGTTTGTGTGGGAACCACGGTACCTAAAGCGAGAAACATCCCCGTACCATAGACGGCAGTTTACAGAGAGAATGGGGGGTAGGCAGGCAGGCACGGTTCAAATCAAATCAAGCGAAAGTTGCTTTGCGTTGTACGGGAATGATTCCCGTCCTTTTGTTTTTGCCCCACACAAGCACGTACATGCACACCACACAGCGCTAATCGCGACCCTTAACGCTGTGACTTGTGACCCAAATCTGCACTGCGATGTGCATGCACACCAGCACCCTTTCAAGCCCGCATTGGATTCTTGCTGCCGTTCGTCCGGCCGGCTGCGATCGGCTCATGAAGAGCGTGCAGTTGCTCGTCAGGGTCTCAGAGTTTATGACCGTGGCGAGACGGCTGTGGGTCAGCCCCAGCTCAAGCGTGGCTCTGGCTCTGGCTCGCGGCTCGACGTGATATGACGCGTCCTGTGCTCTTTACTCCCGCCGTCGGAATGCGTGCCATGTCTGGACGGACGGACGTCGGCGTGCGGCGCCAGGGCGACTGTGgttgccgccgcttccgggttcctCTGCCGTCTCTAGTTCGTGTACCGCGCGCATTGTTTACTCCTCTTTGGCTCCCGTACAAGAATTTGGTCTCCATGTTCACATCGGAGGATGCGCTAGCATCTGTACTGTAGTATATTCCATTGTTTTTAAGCTGTGGATCTTACTCGGTGCCCGTGTTTATTCCAATGTTTTGCAGAGATGGGCAAGTGCGAGCTCCCCTCCACGGTCTGAAACAACGCAAGGAAATGCGGCGTCCTCCACGCATCCCGGGATGCGAGGTTGATTTATAAATTAACGGAAGGAGATGAAAATATCTATGTACCGCACGCAGGTCGGCCAGAGTGCCATGGTGCGAGGGAAAGGAGGGGAGGAATGCTGCTGGACATCTTTGCTCCTTTTTCTTTGGTCTTTGCCCTCTGCTTGACTGCTGCAGCGTACGTAGAACATTGGTGGTACTGTAGCCGGCCGGCTGTGCGCCTTTCTGCAGCTTTGGCTCTTGGGGGATATCTTTGTTTAACTACTAGTCTCTCTGTAACTATGCTTTTACTGTAAGCTTGGATTACTACTTACTAGTAGTATAGATTAATTCTAAGTATAATAGCCTTTTGTGTCCCACTTGTTTGTCTTGGGTCTTGAGTGCTCGATCGTTTTGGTTTGACTCGTGTCTTGATCATTGTTTGTCTCGAAAGTCTGTCTACCGGAAATGGTGCTTGGCTTGGAAGCCAGTTCGGTAATCGAGTGTCAACTCATGATGGTGGCAGGCAGGGCAGCTGCTCCCCACGATCAATGTCCGGAGTGCTGCTTGTTGCGTTGGTGGCCTGGTTTggattttttttttcctttttgccaAACCTGAAAAGAGCGAAATCTGGTGCCGAGGTTGTTAGAATTGCCCAACCGGACGGAGGAATTCCCTCCCAGTCCCAGGAAGCCGGATGTAGGGCACAGAGCAGCATTGCCTGTGCAAATTCTCCTTTGGATCTGGATCATGTTTGTAATCTCGAGTCTTGCGGCTAGCCTAAAAATTCGTGGATCTGAGCAGAAGCGCCTGCCACACTTTGTTTAATCACTGGTGCTTGATCTGATCTTTGGTGCGCTCGGCTAGCTCGCACTACTTGAGTAAGTTTCTCGTCAGGATCTGTGGGTTGGTTCGTTCCCCATCACGGTACACGTTCTAGACTGTACAACCACGGGTAGTGCTCCACCCTCCGCGGCAcgtggggtggtggtggtggactggTGGGCGTCTTCGTGGGTGGGTGGTCATCTCCGGGCTGGGTCCGCCTGAGCTCCGCCGGAGACCGGCCGCCTCCTCCGCGTGTGCGCGCATGTGAGGGGAGCAAGCTGCCAACCGGAGTTGGACGGAGGGCTGGGCCTGGACCACTGCCGGAGTGGGGAAAGAAGAGGGAATATCATCGGTGGCTTCTCACCGATCGAGATGATCTTTGCGCGCGTCATCGCGGTGAAAATCCGTGCCCGGCTCCAGGACCATGCACGTTTTTTTCTCTTTTCCAGGACGCGTTACTTTCTTTTCTGCTTCAAGCTTTGACTCGAGGTCTTGTGCTCTCGTCTATGGCATGGCTCCTCCGAGCTGCTTGCTTTTCTGCCGGTTCCAGTAGCCAAGCACACAATGTACATTCGGTGCCAGTCTAAGCTAAATGAAAGAAGATAAATATGAACATATTAAAGAAAGGAGATCTGAATAGTTAACCAAACGACGGAAATTGCAAACGGAGCTAAATCTTGCAACTGCGCACTCATGACGAAAGATCCTATTCTCGATTACCCATAATAGAGGCACCGGCATTCCTCTCTCTCCCCGCCATCGGCCGCCTGGATGGCAAGCAGCCGGGAGGCGAATCCACGGGCTTCCTGACAAAACATGAAGGGGAGAGTTTGCCCTAACCGCTGACGGGAGGGGGGCTTCGCATAGATATTTCCACGAACATCTATTTTTATAACACTACAAAAACACTTTTTTGGAGCATGCAATTATTACTATTATTTTTTTAAATTCAATTACTACTATTGTAATCATTGTGTTAAACATGAATGTATGTTTTGAGGTTTACGAACAATTTTCACATATAGAACACATTTACTTAAATTATAAACTGTTTTTAGGGAGAATATAAACAATTATATTATCCACAAACATTTAAACTTGGTACATGTGAATGGTATTCCTTGCAACACATGTATGTTTCTTTTCATATACACAATTTTCAATTTATGCCGACATTGTTTTTTGTATGCATGCCATTTTTTTGCAACACATGAATATGTCTTTTCACATACAACATCATTTGAAAAAACATGAGGATTTTCAATAACTACACAAATATTCATTTTTATGCGAACACCCTTTTTTTTTGCAATACATGAACATTTCGTATAAGTTGATTATGCATGAATTTAGTGAAATaaatactcccaccgttcctaaatataagtctttggagagatttgactatggaccacatacggagctctccaaagacttatatttaggaacgaagggagtatttatTATGAGATTTTTATAtaaacaaaaatatttttttgagtGTCTGTAGAATGGATCGTActctggcccatgtgtggccggTGGTTAGTAAGCTGGGCTTACATATCTCTTTTTGCAACAATGGGCCCTCACTGTAATGGATCGTACCAAAAAGGCATAGACTACGGCCGAATCCTATACGGCGCCCGTTGCGCCCGATACAGGCATCGgcgcaaacgggcgcacacccccgCAACACCCCCGCGCCGCCCTGGGCCGGCCCGTTTCATTTTTTTATTCCTATTGAAACTAGAGCAAAAATTAACCTGCGCTAGCGAGGGATCGAACACTGGACCGCTTGATTGAAAGTGGAGCGCACTTACCACCAGGATAACAACGCGCCTAAGCCCAAAAACTTCTTTCTTTCATTTTTAATCATATCTAGGTCGTTCGCTGGTCAGCTTCTGGGCGTTTTTTTTCTTGTTCCTTGTTCATGTTTCTTTTctcatttccttttctttttttcttttccttaaaTGCGCCAACTTTTTATCAAATTCGTGAACTGTTTTCcaactttgatgaactttttcaaattttgatgaacttctttgaaattccatgaactttttttcaatttcgatggaaattcattttttttcaaattcggtgaactatttttttcattttggatgattttttttcaaaatttgatgaacttttttcatattccATGAACTTTTAttgaaattcaatgaacttttttcaaaatcaatgaagttttcacaagtttgatgaattttttttcaaattcgatgaacttttttgaaattcgataaacttttttcaaattcaatgaacttttcccAAAGTTGATGATTGTTTTTTCAAAAACGATGAACTTTTCCAAAGTCGATGAatgttttttcaaaatcgatgaactttttcaaaatttgtgaacttttttgaaaatcgatgaagtTTTTccaatttttatgaacttttttgaattcatcaatgttttttgaatacatgaactttttttttctTCTAATTCGTGATGTTTTTTAAAGTCTGTGgacattcaaaatttgttcagatttCTTTTCAAAAGAAATCCCATTTTTCTAAAGAGGGCGGctaaaattgtactccctccgttctgaattacttgtcttggatttgtctagatacagatgtatctagactcattttagtgttagatacatccgtatctggataaatctaagacaagtaatttagaacggagggagtagttcttagaCCTTCCGCGTTGCAAGATTTCTGTAAGGGCTGTATTGGTCTAGTGGTTAGCTGACCATGCGCAGGAGCTTCATGGTGCGTGTTCGATTCCTCATGGGAGCATCACTTGCGTTCGTTTTTTCCTGACATGAATACATTTTTGCACTGCCCCTGCTGTTCATGGGCCGGCCAATTCGCGAGCTGCAGTGCGCGCCAGGTGCGCCAACCGACGCATAAGGCGCCGAAGAGGAGGTCTCTAGACTACGAGCCCTTGGTCGCAGTATAACAAGTCTGCAATGGATCTCGCTCATTGCGAGACCTAAGATGTCGGCTGCATGCTCCTCCTAGTGCAACGAAGCAATTTTGGGAAGTTTCTAGTATGTAATGAATCTACCACTGATTTGCTGGTTTGTGCTTCAGTGGTTTGTTTTCTTTATTTTGTGTCTATTCTTTACAAATTTCATTGGTTTTTCTGTCTTTCTTTATTTTCGGGTTTATTTCTATTCattttta
Above is a window of Triticum aestivum cultivar Chinese Spring chromosome 6B, IWGSC CS RefSeq v2.1, whole genome shotgun sequence DNA encoding:
- the LOC123138393 gene encoding glucan endo-1,3-beta-glucosidase 12, whose product is MALPRGLLLAAALCLLLLAAADAGTVGVNWGRVANDLPSPAAVVQLLKQHGIAQVKLYDTEPAVLRALANSGIKVVVALPNEQLAAAARRPSYALTWVRRNVAAYYPATQIQGIAVGNEVFATAANVTAQLVPAMINVHAALARLNMDKAVKVSSPVALSALANSYPPSAGVFKEELAQSVMKPMLDFLAQTGSDLMVNCYPFFAYADNAGVISLDYALFRPNAGELDSGSGLKYYSLLDAQLDAVFTAVGKLGNYNGVHVVVSETGWPSKGDAKEVGAGAANAAAYNGNLVRRVLSKNAGTPRRPDADIDVYLFALFNENQKPGPTSERNYGVFYPNQQKVYDVEFVLGSGGSVGAGGGLGWQDNGSGNAAPATGGGVVRAAATPGEAWCVANAMVGEARLHAALDYACGPGGADCKGIQPGAACFEPNTMVAHASYAFNDYYQRKGRSIGTCDFAGAAYVVNQAPKMGKCELPSTV